The following are from one region of the Luteimonas sp. MC1572 genome:
- a CDS encoding 2OG-Fe dioxygenase family protein, translating to MAMTFPPPYTAEDGVLAALRDDGYAVLSPAMVAAMAGMVPADIAGLQIGWDDLPLDGYLRDGGSYRRRRHSCFTVGGEGAQLAPHRAHWQSLDYNALHGGMERMYQPLSPTLTGLPAWSRLLESLGALFSQVRAARPWYVEAHQFRIDTSDGIGRPTPEGAHRDGVDFVAVFVVERHGIKGGETRVFDAAGPDGHRFTLEDPWSLLLLDDTRVIHESTPIQPLAADAIGHRDTLVLTYRSGAFQGED from the coding sequence ATGGCCATGACCTTTCCCCCGCCATACACCGCCGAGGACGGCGTGCTGGCCGCGCTGCGCGATGACGGGTATGCGGTGCTTTCGCCGGCAATGGTCGCAGCGATGGCCGGCATGGTGCCGGCAGACATCGCCGGCCTGCAGATCGGCTGGGACGACCTGCCGCTCGACGGCTACCTGCGCGATGGCGGCAGCTACCGCCGGCGCCGGCATTCCTGCTTCACCGTCGGCGGCGAGGGCGCGCAGCTTGCCCCGCATCGCGCGCACTGGCAGTCGCTCGACTACAACGCACTGCACGGCGGCATGGAGCGCATGTACCAGCCGCTGTCTCCGACCCTGACCGGGTTGCCCGCCTGGTCGCGACTGCTCGAGTCGCTCGGCGCGCTGTTCTCGCAGGTCCGCGCCGCGCGTCCCTGGTATGTCGAGGCGCACCAGTTCCGCATCGACACCAGTGACGGCATCGGCCGGCCGACGCCGGAAGGCGCGCATCGCGACGGCGTGGACTTCGTCGCCGTGTTCGTGGTCGAGCGCCACGGCATCAAGGGCGGAGAGACCCGCGTCTTCGATGCGGCCGGCCCCGACGGCCACCGCTTCACGCTCGAGGATCCGTGGTCGCTGCTGCTGCTCGACGACACCCGCGTGATCCACGAATCCACCCCGATCCAGCCGCTCGCCGCCGATGCCATCGGCCACCGCGACACCCTCGTCCTGACCTACCGGTCCGGTGCGTTCCAGGGTGAGGATTGA
- the maiA gene encoding maleylacetoacetate isomerase, with product MATVKESLCLHSYWRSSAAYRVRIGLNLKGLAYDIAPVHLVRDGGEQHRPDFAAMNPQELVPVLQHGQRMLRQSLAILEYLDEMWPTPPLLPATARDRVRVRGLAQLVACDIHPLNNLRVLQYLERDWGVPGAERDVWVKHWIVEGFRALEALLAGNPSTGEYCDGHAPGLADCCLVPQVYNARRFGVDMAPFPIIARIERECLQLPAFDAARPERQPDAPEMA from the coding sequence GTGGCGACCGTTAAAGAATCCTTGTGCCTGCATTCGTACTGGCGCTCCAGCGCCGCATACCGCGTGCGCATCGGCCTCAACCTCAAGGGGCTGGCCTACGACATCGCCCCGGTGCACCTGGTGCGCGACGGCGGCGAACAGCACAGGCCGGACTTCGCGGCGATGAACCCGCAGGAACTGGTGCCGGTGCTGCAGCACGGCCAGCGCATGCTGCGGCAGTCGCTGGCGATCCTCGAGTACCTGGACGAGATGTGGCCCACCCCGCCATTGCTGCCGGCCACCGCGCGCGATCGTGTCCGCGTGCGCGGGCTGGCGCAGCTGGTGGCGTGCGACATCCATCCGCTCAACAACCTGCGCGTGCTGCAATACCTCGAGCGCGACTGGGGCGTGCCGGGCGCGGAGCGCGATGTCTGGGTCAAGCACTGGATCGTGGAAGGCTTCCGCGCGCTGGAAGCTCTGCTGGCTGGAAATCCATCGACCGGCGAGTACTGCGACGGCCACGCGCCCGGCCTCGCGGACTGCTGCCTGGTGCCGCAGGTCTACAACGCGCGGCGGTTCGGCGTCGACATGGCGCCGTTCCCGATCATCGCGCGCATCGAGCGCGAATGCCTGCAGCTGCCGGCGTTCGACGCCGCGCGCCCCGAGCGCCAGCCCGACGCGCCGGAAATGGCCTGA
- a CDS encoding fumarylacetoacetate hydrolase family protein, translating to MKLGSLKEGGRDGTLVVVSRDLARAVRATGIAPTLQQALEDWSNIAPRLVALSDALNAGTADGGFDLEPAHLAAPLPRAYEFLDGSAYLPHVARVRRARGAEVPESFYTDPLMYQATSAGFLGPRDPVRVTSEEHGIDLEAEIVVITDDVPMAVTPEQAAGHIQLIGLVNDVSLRNLIPGELAKGFGFLQSKPRSALSPVFVTPDELGGAWVDNKLHRPLVTHVNGEWFGAPEAGVDMQFDFAQLVAHAAKTRPLSAGTIVGSGTIANEDTALGASCFAEKRTVEALEHGKPVTPFMSFGDSVRIEMFDAAGATIFGAIEQRIERQAAP from the coding sequence ATGAAGCTGGGTTCTTTGAAAGAGGGCGGCCGCGACGGCACGCTGGTGGTGGTGTCACGTGACCTCGCGCGCGCCGTGCGCGCGACCGGGATCGCCCCGACCCTGCAGCAGGCGCTCGAGGACTGGTCCAACATCGCACCGCGCCTGGTGGCGCTGTCCGACGCGCTGAATGCCGGCACCGCCGACGGCGGCTTCGACCTGGAGCCCGCGCATCTGGCGGCGCCGCTGCCGCGCGCCTACGAGTTCCTCGATGGCAGCGCCTACCTCCCGCACGTGGCGCGCGTGCGCCGCGCCCGCGGCGCCGAGGTGCCGGAGAGCTTCTACACCGATCCGCTGATGTACCAGGCGACCAGCGCCGGTTTCCTCGGCCCGCGCGACCCGGTGCGCGTGACCAGCGAGGAACACGGCATCGACCTCGAGGCCGAGATCGTGGTGATCACCGACGACGTGCCGATGGCGGTCACGCCCGAGCAGGCCGCCGGCCATATCCAGCTGATCGGACTGGTCAACGACGTCAGCCTGCGAAACCTGATCCCGGGCGAGCTGGCCAAGGGGTTCGGATTCCTGCAGTCCAAGCCGCGCTCGGCGCTGTCGCCGGTGTTCGTGACGCCCGACGAGCTGGGTGGGGCCTGGGTCGACAACAAGCTGCACCGGCCGCTGGTCACCCACGTCAATGGCGAATGGTTCGGCGCGCCGGAGGCCGGCGTCGACATGCAGTTCGATTTCGCGCAGCTGGTGGCGCACGCGGCGAAGACGCGGCCGCTGTCGGCCGGCACCATCGTCGGCTCCGGCACCATCGCCAACGAGGACACCGCGCTGGGCGCATCGTGCTTTGCCGAGAAGCGGACCGTCGAGGCGCTGGAGCACGGCAAGCCGGTCACGCCGTTCATGAGCTTTGGCGACAGCGTGCGCATCGAGATGTTCGATGCCGCGGGTGCGACGATCTTCGGTGCCATCGAGCAGCGGATCGAGCGCCAGGCCGCTCCCTGA
- a CDS encoding glycosyltransferase family 2 protein yields the protein MTDAVPDMQADCPLPLAYAPLNQLQALDDGAWLALGDDPYFLVQLPAAARDGGTLRISVELDGEHLQRPCIYLDSGNGWTESGRVELLLDGPGHWAAVASVDALAGPARFDPSECAGRFRLGAVALERVAPADLLLELLARDAAIHPDSAAAVLAHAMALADEAGHRHACEWLLAAGPDRLREPPGSYAAWVRLHDSLGSAELDALRSAVRTMPARPLLSLLLPLSGERHDLVRASIASLLGQCYPDWELLLVCDEEALSAPMRDTVAAAVAASSRVRLIEGRADDVAAWNLALASAAGAWIGVIEGAPVFAPHALLALAHAVASDPAAGIVYSDCDRIDAAGRRHSPSLRPDWNPDLFLARDYLGSALLLDASLARAAGGFRADHAPALVADLALRCLGHADATPVHVPMVLSHWPDVAGVDQATHAEARRNALREHLGDRVLAVEPAVDGARLRWPLPAQPPRVSIIIPTRDRVDLLRLCVESILSLTTYPDFELLVVDNGSSDAEALEYLASLESRPRVRVLRYSLPFNYSAINNFAVGQAAGEVVALLNNDIEVISPHWLDEMVAHALRPGIGAVGAMLYYPDDTIQHAGVVVGLGGVAGHVYSRQPRGSRGEEARAALVQDMTAVTAACLVVTRSAWEGVGGLDESLMVAFNDIDFCLRLHRAGLRNLWTPHAELYHHESASRGSEDTEEKLRRFHSEVAFMIERWNGMLDDDAAYNPNLSLGHGAANELAFPPRRGLRHWLGHVLAARPAATAIERSWTTR from the coding sequence GTGACGGACGCAGTGCCGGACATGCAGGCGGATTGCCCGCTGCCGCTTGCGTATGCGCCGCTCAACCAGCTGCAGGCGCTCGACGACGGCGCCTGGTTGGCCCTGGGCGATGACCCGTATTTCCTTGTGCAGCTTCCCGCCGCGGCGCGCGACGGCGGCACCTTGCGCATCAGCGTCGAGCTGGACGGCGAGCATCTGCAGCGCCCCTGCATCTACCTGGATTCCGGCAATGGCTGGACCGAGTCCGGACGGGTCGAGCTCCTGCTCGACGGCCCCGGGCACTGGGCCGCGGTCGCATCCGTGGACGCGCTGGCGGGCCCGGCACGCTTCGACCCCAGCGAGTGCGCCGGCCGCTTCCGCCTCGGCGCAGTCGCGCTTGAGCGTGTCGCCCCGGCTGACCTGCTGCTCGAGCTGCTCGCACGCGACGCGGCGATACACCCCGATTCGGCTGCCGCCGTGCTCGCGCATGCCATGGCGCTGGCGGATGAGGCCGGCCACCGGCACGCCTGCGAATGGTTGCTCGCCGCTGGCCCCGATCGCCTGCGCGAGCCGCCGGGGTCCTATGCCGCGTGGGTCCGCCTGCACGATTCGCTTGGTTCGGCCGAGCTGGATGCCCTGCGCTCGGCCGTGCGCACGATGCCGGCGCGGCCCCTGCTGTCCCTGCTGCTTCCGCTGTCGGGTGAGCGCCACGACCTCGTGCGGGCCTCGATCGCATCACTTCTCGGGCAGTGTTACCCGGACTGGGAGCTCCTGCTGGTCTGCGACGAAGAGGCGCTGTCGGCCCCGATGCGCGACACCGTCGCAGCGGCGGTCGCAGCCAGCAGCCGTGTCCGCCTGATCGAGGGGCGAGCGGACGATGTCGCGGCCTGGAACCTGGCGCTCGCGTCCGCCGCGGGCGCCTGGATCGGCGTGATCGAAGGCGCACCCGTATTCGCTCCGCACGCACTGCTGGCGCTTGCGCATGCGGTGGCAAGCGATCCAGCGGCCGGCATCGTGTATTCCGACTGCGACCGGATCGACGCCGCGGGGCGCCGCCACTCGCCGAGCCTCCGCCCCGACTGGAACCCTGACCTCTTCCTGGCGCGTGACTACCTTGGCAGTGCGTTGCTCCTCGATGCCAGCCTGGCGCGCGCCGCCGGTGGCTTCCGCGCCGACCATGCCCCCGCCCTCGTCGCCGACCTGGCGCTGCGTTGCCTTGGCCATGCCGATGCCACGCCGGTCCACGTGCCGATGGTGCTGTCGCACTGGCCCGACGTCGCGGGCGTCGACCAGGCCACCCATGCCGAGGCGCGCCGCAACGCGCTGCGCGAGCACCTCGGCGACCGCGTGCTTGCGGTCGAACCGGCGGTGGACGGTGCGCGCCTGCGCTGGCCGCTGCCCGCGCAACCGCCCCGTGTCAGCATCATCATTCCCACGCGCGACCGCGTGGACCTGTTGCGCCTCTGCGTCGAAAGCATCCTGTCGCTGACGACCTACCCGGATTTCGAGCTGCTGGTGGTCGACAACGGCTCCAGCGACGCCGAAGCGCTCGAGTACCTCGCATCGCTGGAATCGCGGCCGCGGGTGCGGGTGCTGCGCTACAGCCTGCCGTTCAACTATTCGGCGATCAACAACTTCGCCGTCGGGCAGGCCGCGGGCGAAGTCGTGGCGTTGCTCAACAACGACATCGAGGTGATCTCGCCGCACTGGCTCGACGAGATGGTCGCGCATGCGCTGCGCCCCGGCATCGGTGCGGTCGGCGCGATGCTGTACTACCCGGACGACACCATCCAGCACGCCGGCGTGGTGGTGGGTCTGGGCGGCGTTGCCGGCCACGTCTATTCCCGCCAGCCGCGCGGCAGCAGGGGCGAGGAAGCCCGTGCCGCACTCGTCCAGGACATGACCGCGGTGACGGCCGCCTGCCTGGTGGTGACCAGGTCCGCGTGGGAAGGGGTCGGCGGCCTGGACGAATCGCTGATGGTGGCGTTCAACGACATCGATTTCTGCCTGCGCCTGCACCGCGCCGGCCTCCGCAACCTGTGGACGCCGCATGCCGAGCTCTACCACCACGAGTCCGCGAGCCGCGGCAGCGAGGACACGGAGGAGAAGCTGCGCAGGTTCCACTCCGAGGTCGCGTTCATGATCGAGCGCTGGAACGGAATGCTCGACGACGATGCGGCCTACAACCCCAACCTCTCGCTCGGCCACGGGGCGGCGAACGAACTCGCGTTCCCACCCCGCCGCGGACTGCGGCATTGGCTCGGGCACGTGCTCGCGGCCCGGCCGGCGGCGACCGCCATTGAACGATCCTGGACAACCCGATGA
- the rplM gene encoding 50S ribosomal protein L13: MKTFIAKNETVQRDWFIVDATGKTLGRLSTEIARRLRGKHKPVYTTHVDTGDYIIVVNAEKIHVTGNKLADKMYYRFTGYIGNLKSESLAQALQRHPERVIEHSVKGMLPKNTLGRAMYKKLKVYKGAEHPHAAQQPQVLDI; the protein is encoded by the coding sequence ATGAAAACCTTTATTGCCAAGAACGAGACCGTCCAGCGCGACTGGTTCATCGTCGATGCCACCGGCAAGACCCTTGGTCGCCTGAGCACCGAAATCGCGCGCCGCCTGCGTGGCAAGCACAAGCCCGTCTACACCACCCACGTCGACACCGGCGACTACATCATCGTGGTCAACGCCGAGAAGATCCACGTGACCGGCAACAAGCTGGCCGACAAGATGTACTACCGCTTCACCGGTTACATCGGCAACCTCAAGTCCGAGTCCCTGGCGCAGGCGCTGCAGCGCCACCCGGAGCGCGTGATCGAGCATTCGGTCAAGGGCATGCTGCCGAAGAACACCCTCGGCCGTGCGATGTACAAGAAGCTCAAGGTCTACAAGGGTGCCGAACATCCGCACGCCGCCCAGCAGCCGCAAGTCCTGGATATCTAA
- the rpsI gene encoding 30S ribosomal protein S9, translated as MAITQNYGTGRRKSSTARVFLRRGTGTITVNERPLDEFFGRETARMIVRQPLELTKNTESFDIYVTTHGGGTTGQAGAIRLGIARALVEYDETLKSELRKAGFMTRDAREVERKKVGLHKARRATQFSKR; from the coding sequence ATGGCAATCACCCAGAATTACGGCACCGGCCGTCGCAAGTCCTCCACCGCCCGCGTGTTCCTGCGCCGCGGTACCGGCACCATCACCGTCAATGAGCGTCCGCTCGACGAGTTCTTCGGCCGCGAGACCGCGCGCATGATCGTGCGCCAGCCGCTCGAGCTGACCAAGAACACCGAGAGCTTCGACATCTACGTGACCACGCACGGCGGCGGCACCACCGGCCAGGCCGGCGCCATCCGCCTGGGCATCGCCCGCGCGCTGGTCGAGTACGACGAGACGCTGAAGAGCGAGCTGCGCAAGGCGGGCTTCATGACCCGTGACGCACGCGAAGTCGAGCGCAAGAAGGTCGGCCTGCACAAGGCACGTCGCGCCACCCAGTTCTCGAAGCGCTGA
- a CDS encoding cystathionine gamma-synthase: MHDDQGHGGADASGWGHGTRAIHAGQSPDPSTGAVMTPIYATSTYAQSSPGVHQGFEYSRTHNPTRFAYERCVAGLEGGSRGFAFASGLAASATVLELLDSGAHVIAMDDLYGGSYRLFERVRRRTAALDFSFVDLTDPAAFEAAITPQTRMVWVETPTNPMLKVVDLKAISAIARKHGLLMVVDSTFASPILQRPLEHGADLVLHSATKYLNGHSDMVGGMVVVGDNAELAEQLAFLQNSVGAVQGPFDSFLALRGLKTLHLRMRAHCDNALALAKKLETHPAIEQVIYPGLPSHPHHALAARQMDGFGGIVSVVVKGGLAGATRFCERLKIFTLAESLGGVESLVNHPAVMTHASIPVERRAVLGISDALVRLSVGVEDVADLLADIEAALDTVVP; this comes from the coding sequence ATGCACGACGACCAGGGTCACGGCGGCGCGGACGCCTCCGGTTGGGGCCACGGCACCCGGGCGATCCACGCCGGGCAGTCGCCGGATCCCTCCACCGGCGCGGTCATGACGCCGATCTACGCGACCTCCACCTACGCGCAGTCCAGCCCGGGCGTGCACCAGGGCTTCGAGTATTCGCGTACCCACAATCCCACGCGCTTCGCCTACGAGCGCTGCGTGGCCGGGCTTGAGGGCGGCAGTCGCGGCTTCGCGTTCGCCTCCGGCCTCGCCGCCAGCGCAACGGTGCTGGAGCTGCTCGACAGCGGCGCGCACGTCATCGCCATGGACGACCTCTACGGCGGCAGCTACCGGCTGTTCGAGCGCGTGCGCCGGCGCACCGCGGCGCTGGATTTCAGTTTCGTCGACCTGACCGATCCCGCCGCGTTCGAGGCCGCGATCACCCCGCAGACGCGGATGGTCTGGGTGGAGACCCCGACCAACCCGATGCTCAAGGTCGTCGACCTCAAGGCGATCTCGGCGATCGCCCGCAAGCACGGCCTGCTGATGGTGGTCGACAGCACCTTCGCCTCGCCGATCCTGCAGCGCCCGCTGGAGCACGGCGCCGACCTGGTGCTGCACTCGGCCACCAAGTACCTCAATGGCCACTCCGACATGGTCGGCGGCATGGTGGTGGTGGGCGACAACGCTGAGCTCGCCGAGCAGCTGGCGTTCCTGCAGAACTCGGTGGGCGCGGTGCAGGGGCCGTTCGACAGCTTCCTCGCGCTGCGCGGATTGAAGACCCTGCACCTGCGCATGCGCGCCCACTGCGACAACGCGCTGGCGCTGGCGAAAAAGCTCGAGACCCATCCCGCGATCGAACAGGTGATCTACCCGGGCCTGCCGTCGCATCCGCACCACGCGCTCGCCGCGCGCCAGATGGATGGCTTTGGCGGCATCGTGTCGGTGGTGGTGAAGGGCGGCCTCGCCGGTGCCACCCGCTTCTGCGAGCGTTTGAAGATTTTCACCCTGGCCGAGTCGCTCGGCGGGGTGGAGAGCCTGGTCAACCACCCGGCGGTGATGACGCATGCGTCGATCCCGGTGGAGCGCCGCGCGGTGCTCGGCATCAGCGATGCGCTGGTGCGGCTGAGCGTCGGGGTGGAGGACGTGGCCGACCTGCTGGCTGACATCGAGGCGGCGCTGGATACCGTCGTTCCATGA
- a CDS encoding YdcH family protein, with translation MFEGQPQAEMDELFKSNPEFRQLYHRHKELDKKVLDAELGVLPIDDTRLSQMKREKLVAKDRLAQMFNTLTH, from the coding sequence ATGTTCGAAGGTCAACCGCAGGCGGAAATGGACGAGCTGTTCAAGTCCAACCCGGAGTTCCGCCAGCTCTACCACCGGCACAAGGAACTCGACAAGAAAGTGCTCGATGCGGAACTCGGCGTGCTGCCGATCGACGACACCAGGTTGTCACAGATGAAGCGCGAGAAACTCGTCGCCAAGGACCGCCTGGCGCAGATGTTCAATACCCTGACCCACTGA
- a CDS encoding pyridoxal-phosphate dependent enzyme, translating to MPIHDSVLGLIADTPIVKAQRLDAGCCELYFKLESQNPGGSIKDRIGMSMIEAAEARGDIKPGDTLVEGTAGNTGIGLALVAQQKGYKLVLVVPDKMSREKIFNLKAMGAEVVLTRSDVAKGHPDYYQDLAERLAAETPGAYFINQFGNPDNPAAHEHGTGPEILRQMAEVGGLDAIVFGCGSSGTMSGLSRCFATQAPAVEMVLADPVGSILAEYINEGTLSDKSASWMVEGIGEDFLPSISDFSRVKKAYAITDKESFLTARELLAKEGILGGSSTGTLLAAALKYCREQTTPKRVLVFVCDTGNKYLSKMYNDYWMLDNGFIEREQHGDLRDLILRPFSQRDTVVVGRNDLLVTAYQRMKLYEISQLPVMDGDELVGILDESDVLLHVYGDEARFRDPVSTAMASKLEVLDVKSPIESLLPVFDRGQVAIVMDGGRFLGLITRIDLLNWLRRRVN from the coding sequence ATGCCCATCCACGATTCCGTCCTCGGACTCATCGCCGATACCCCCATCGTCAAGGCGCAACGCCTGGATGCGGGTTGTTGCGAGCTGTATTTCAAGCTCGAGAGCCAGAACCCCGGCGGTTCGATCAAGGACCGCATCGGCATGAGCATGATCGAGGCCGCCGAGGCGCGTGGCGACATCAAGCCCGGCGACACCCTGGTGGAAGGCACGGCCGGCAACACCGGCATCGGCCTGGCACTGGTGGCGCAGCAGAAGGGCTACAAGCTGGTGCTGGTGGTCCCCGACAAGATGAGCCGGGAAAAGATCTTCAACCTCAAGGCGATGGGTGCCGAGGTCGTGCTGACACGATCGGACGTCGCCAAGGGCCATCCGGACTACTACCAGGACCTGGCCGAGCGGCTCGCCGCGGAGACGCCAGGCGCGTATTTCATCAACCAGTTCGGCAACCCCGACAACCCGGCCGCGCACGAACACGGCACCGGACCGGAGATCCTGCGCCAGATGGCCGAGGTCGGCGGGCTCGACGCGATCGTGTTCGGCTGCGGCAGCTCCGGCACGATGAGCGGTCTGTCGCGCTGCTTCGCCACGCAGGCGCCGGCCGTGGAGATGGTGCTGGCCGATCCGGTCGGCTCGATCCTTGCCGAGTACATCAACGAGGGCACGCTGAGCGACAAGTCCGCCAGCTGGATGGTGGAGGGCATCGGCGAGGATTTCCTGCCGTCGATCTCCGACTTCTCGCGGGTGAAGAAGGCCTACGCGATCACCGACAAGGAAAGCTTCCTGACCGCGCGCGAGCTGCTGGCCAAGGAAGGCATCCTCGGCGGCTCCTCCACCGGCACGCTGCTGGCCGCCGCGCTGAAGTACTGCCGCGAGCAGACCACGCCGAAGAGGGTGCTGGTGTTCGTCTGCGACACCGGCAACAAGTACCTGTCGAAGATGTACAACGACTACTGGATGCTCGACAACGGCTTCATCGAGCGCGAGCAGCACGGCGACCTGCGCGACCTGATCCTGCGCCCGTTCTCGCAGCGCGACACGGTAGTGGTGGGGCGCAACGACCTGCTGGTCACCGCCTACCAGCGCATGAAGCTGTACGAGATCTCGCAGCTGCCGGTCATGGATGGTGACGAGCTGGTCGGCATCCTCGACGAGTCCGACGTGCTGCTGCACGTCTACGGCGACGAGGCGCGGTTCCGCGACCCGGTGTCGACCGCCATGGCCAGCAAGCTGGAGGTACTGGACGTCAAATCGCCCATCGAGTCGCTGCTGCCGGTGTTCGACCGCGGCCAGGTGGCGATCGTGATGGACGGCGGACGCTTCCTGGGCCTGATCACCCGGATCGACTTGCTGAACTGGCTCCGTCGCCGCGTCAACTGA
- a CDS encoding DUF4398 domain-containing protein — translation MRTSFAQIQTALHGLCLVPVLVLGACASLPPPTAELSAAQQAVSRADAADAQQYAPEELERARTALSRAQSAMAIGKERDARVLAQLAAASADLANARSQQAQTASALAQRRSEVAGLRQRLGVEGTP, via the coding sequence ATGCGCACAAGCTTCGCACAAATCCAGACGGCCCTGCATGGCCTGTGTCTCGTTCCGGTGCTCGTTCTCGGGGCCTGCGCGAGCCTGCCGCCGCCCACGGCCGAACTCTCCGCCGCGCAGCAGGCGGTTTCGCGCGCCGATGCTGCCGATGCCCAGCAGTACGCGCCCGAGGAACTTGAGCGTGCACGCACCGCGCTGAGCCGCGCGCAGTCGGCGATGGCGATCGGCAAGGAGCGTGACGCGCGCGTGCTGGCCCAGCTCGCGGCAGCTTCGGCCGACCTCGCCAACGCCCGCAGCCAGCAGGCACAGACCGCATCCGCGCTCGCCCAGCGCCGCAGCGAGGTGGCCGGCCTGCGCCAGCGGCTCGGCGTGGAGGGCACGCCATGA
- a CDS encoding PilT/PilU family type 4a pilus ATPase, with amino-acid sequence MDIGYFLKLMTEKNASDMFLTTGAPVYIKVEGRLYPLGNTGLPPGMVKKIAYSLMDEGQVPQFERELELNMALSLADSGRFRVNVFKQRGEVGMVIRSIRSTIPSIEELQLPSVLKEIIMAPRGLVLIVGSTGSGKSTTLASMIDYRNSTTSGHILTIEDPIEYLHRHKKSIVNQREVGIDTHAFHNALKNAMREAPDVILIGEILDATTMEAAIAFAETGHICLATLHSNNADQTIERILNFFPEAAHKNVLMNLALNLRSVVSQRLVVGTDGRRMPATEVLINTPMIRDLLRRGQVHEIKQAMEESLEEGMESFDQCLFRLFKEGRIERETALRAADSRDGLDLKFRLSEGGDEHDPYADVFDTGHASH; translated from the coding sequence ATGGACATCGGCTATTTCCTCAAGCTGATGACGGAAAAGAATGCCTCCGACATGTTCCTGACCACCGGCGCGCCGGTGTACATCAAGGTCGAAGGCAGGCTTTACCCGCTCGGCAACACCGGCCTGCCTCCCGGCATGGTCAAGAAGATCGCCTACTCGCTGATGGACGAAGGCCAGGTGCCGCAGTTCGAGCGCGAGCTGGAGCTCAACATGGCGCTGTCGCTGGCGGACTCGGGGCGCTTCCGCGTCAACGTGTTCAAGCAGCGCGGCGAAGTCGGCATGGTGATCCGCTCGATCCGCAGCACCATTCCGTCGATCGAGGAGCTGCAGCTCCCGTCCGTGCTGAAGGAGATCATCATGGCCCCGCGCGGCCTGGTGCTCATCGTCGGCTCCACCGGCTCCGGCAAGTCGACCACGCTCGCGTCGATGATCGACTACCGCAACAGCACCACGTCCGGGCACATCCTCACCATCGAGGATCCCATCGAATACCTGCACCGGCACAAGAAGTCGATCGTCAACCAGCGCGAGGTCGGCATCGACACCCACGCCTTCCACAACGCGCTGAAGAACGCGATGCGCGAAGCGCCGGACGTGATCCTGATCGGCGAGATCCTCGACGCCACCACCATGGAGGCCGCGATCGCATTCGCCGAAACCGGCCACATCTGCCTGGCGACCCTGCACTCGAACAACGCCGACCAGACCATCGAGCGCATCCTCAACTTCTTCCCCGAGGCGGCGCACAAGAACGTGCTGATGAACCTGGCGCTGAACCTGCGCTCGGTGGTGTCGCAGCGCCTTGTCGTGGGCACCGATGGCCGCCGCATGCCGGCGACCGAAGTGCTGATCAACACGCCGATGATCCGCGACCTGCTGCGCCGCGGCCAGGTTCACGAGATCAAGCAGGCGATGGAGGAATCGCTGGAGGAAGGCATGGAGTCGTTCGACCAGTGCCTGTTCCGGCTGTTCAAGGAAGGCCGCATCGAGCGCGAGACCGCGCTGCGGGCGGCGGATTCCCGCGACGGCCTGGACCTGAAGTTCCGCCTGTCCGAAGGCGGCGACGAACACGACCCCTACGCCGACGTCTTCGACACCGGCCACGCCTCGCACTGA